The window CCGACAATTTGCATGACTAAGCACAGTTTGCCACACAATTGATAACATTCAGATTAATTATATGTGACAATGCTTTAGTTATGCTAACTTAAGCTTTTTTGTCACCTTCTACACGACGAGGTATATATTTATGCCAGTTATTCATCTAGTGGATGATGACACCGATGTGACTGACGCTTGCCAGTTCTTACTTGAAACGCTGGGCTATACCGTCACTGTTTGGAATGACAGTGAACAGTTTATTCAACATGCTCCCCTTCACCAAGAAGGCGTAGTTTTACTTGATATGCGGATGCCAAAGCTAGATGGCAGGCAAGTCCACCAATTTTTACGCGAACAACATAGCACTTTAGCCGTGATCTTTTTATCCGGTCACGGTGATATCCCTATGGCGGTTGAGCAAGTGAAGCTCGGTGCGGTTGATTTTCTACAAAAACCCATAGATAGCCAGCAATTGGCGAAAACACTTGAACAAGCCCAATTACATACGACTAAAGCGACCAAAAACTATTTACATAAGCAGCGTTATGACACGCTGACGCCTCGAGAAAAAGAGATTTGTCACTATGTACTCCAAGGCCTGATTAACCGAGAAATCGCAGAAGCTGCCTGTGTTTCCGTGCGTACTGTTGAAGTACATCGCTCCCGCGTGATGGAGAAAATGGCAGTGAGAAACATCGCTGAGTTGATGAGCATTATGCAGTCAGTGAATTCATTAAAAGAATAATTTGATATAATTAGCTTCAATTAAGCCTAATTAATAAAGTTAACCATACAAACTAAAAATAATCGGAAACTAATGATACCAACTCCCACTTTTGAAAAACGCCTACTTCATCCACGTTACTGGTTAACATGGATGGGTATTTTCTTCCTTTATCTCCTTGTTTTATTACCTTATCCCGTTATTTATTGGCTAGGGACTCGCCTAGGATTATTTTCTAAGCGTTTTTTAAAAAAACGGGTACAAATTGCAGATCGCAATCTGCAACTGTGCTTTCCACAAATGAGCCAACAAGAAAGGCAGCGCTATATTGATAAAAACTTCGAATCTGTCGGGATGGGGTTATTTGAAACGGGTATAGCATGGTTTTGGCCTGATTGGCGGATTAAGCGTTGGGTCAAAGTTGAAGGTCGTGAAAATATGTTAGCGGCCCAAAAAACAGGGCGCGGTATCATTGTGCTTGGCGTACATTTTCTCACCTTGGAAGTGGGTGCCCGTGCATTTGGTATGTTAAACCCGGGTATTGGCGTGTACCGAGCTAATGATAATAAACTCATTGATTGGTTACAAACACGAGGTCGCCTGCGTTCTAACAAATATATGCTAGATCGTAAGGATGTCAAAGGGATGGTTAAAGCCCTCAAAGAAGGCGAGATTTTATGGTATGCCCCTGATCACGATTATGGTCCACGTAATAGCACCTTTGCACCGTTATTTGCCGTTGAAAAAGCGGCAACAACTAATGGTTCTCACATTTTACTTCGCTTAGCAAACCCCCTCGTCGTGCCATTTACCCCTCGCCGTTTGCCAAATGGTAAGGGGTATGAATTGGTTATTCAGCCTGCGGTAGATAGCTTTCCAGTTGAAGATAATGTGGCGACCGCAACGATGATGAACCAAGTGATTGAAAAGGAAATTTTACGCGCTCCTGAGCAATATATGTGGCTACATCGCCGTTTTAAAACACGCCCTGAAGGCGAAGTGTCGTTATATGGTGATTTAGATAAAATTCACCATTGATGTTTATATGATGGAAAATACACCTCAATCCCGCCTCATTTTCCCTAAATAGTCAGCACTACAGCTAGGCGGCGAAATGAGGCCATCCCAAGGAGCGTACATAAGTACGTAACTTGGGTGATGAATTGCAGCCAACGCTGTAGAGTTGAATATGACGGGAAAACCATGACAACAAAAACAGAGTATTGGAAAAAAAACCTATACATCGTCTGGTTCGGCTGTTTCTTAACGGGCGCAGCCTTTAGCTTGATCATGCCTTTTCTCCCACTGTATATTGAAGAACTCGGTGTTAAAGACCACGCTTCCTTGAACTTATGGACTGGGGCGGTTTTTAGCATTACTTTCCTATTTTCTGCTATTGCCGCCCCATTTTGGGGACGATTATCCGACCGTAAGGGTCGTAAATTAATGTTGCTTCGCTCCGCCCTCGGCATGGCGATAGTGATGGTTTTGATTGGCTTTGCACAAAATATCTGGCAGTTACTGATACTCAGAGCCTTACTCGGCTTGCTTGGTGGCTTTGTTCCCAATGCCAATGCATTAATCGCTACACAAGTCCCCGTGAAAAAAAGCGGCTGGGCGATGGGGGTTTTAGCGACAGGCGCTGTCAGCGGCGCACTGATTGGCCCGTTAATCGGTGGTTTTCTGGCAGATCAATATGGGTTACGCCCCGTATTTTTTATTACGGCAACCGTCCTATTTATTTGCTTTTTCGTCACACTCTTATATGTTCGCGAGCGCTTTACTCCGGTTTCCCGCAAAGATGCCTTATCGAGTAAAGAAGTTTTTTCTTCCTTACGTAATAAAAATTTGGTGATCAGTCTGTTTTTCACCACCATGATTATTCAAGCGGCAATGGGCTCCATTAATCCGGTGATCACCCTTTACGTTCGAGAATTATCAGATTCCTTAGAAAATTTAGCATTTGTCAGTGGTGTTATTGCGTCGATTCCTGGTATTGCCGCTTTAATTAGTGCACCAATGCTGGGTAAATTGAGTGATCGTATTGGTCCTGATAAAGTGTTATTGGCTGTGTTAGGCACTTCAATATTTGTGTTATTTCCGATGGGGCTCGTCAGTAGCTACTGGGAATTGGGCTTTCTACGCTTTTTATTAGGAGCACTGAATTCTGCTTTACTACCTGCGGTTCAAACGCTGATTATTTATAATATTTCACACCAAGTGACAGGACGTATTTTCAGTTATAACCAAGCCCTTCGTGATGTAGGTAATGTGACAGGACCATTAATGGGATCGTTTGTGGCGGCAACCTATGGATTTAGGGCGGTATTTTTCTTTACCGCTGCCCTTGTCCTTTTTAACCTTATCTATTCTTGGCTTATCATTCGACGTCAGTCTGATGGTTTGCGGGCATCTCCCTCTGAATAATAATTAACCTGATAGTTTTTAACCAAAAACCTGATGCTTTATAAGCTTTATTGTTTTTTTAACGAAAAAACAAAATTTAAAATGTATAACTAACTGTTTAATAACAATTTAATCGATTCAAAATTCTTTCTTTTATTGTCAATCAAAATCCTGTATCTTCCCCTACCTTATCGTGAAAAGTGAGAGTTATATCGACTTTTCACCTTAAAACAGCGCCTTTTACAATAAATTCATTCTGTTTATAGGCGATTCTATAATAATGTATGTTAAAAATATGTTTCCGAACTGAAGTTAACATATCAAATAATAATTGACACTCAGGCGCTCGGCTTGGTGTTTTATATCATGCACAACCTCTCAAGAGATGATTTATGGGAGTTCACAGATGAATAATTCTGCGACTAAAACAAAAACTTTTTTCGGGCATCCATACCCGCTAAGTTCACTTTTTCTCACTGAAATGTGGGAAAGGTTCTCTTTCTATGGCGTTCGCCCCCTGCTTATCCTATTTATGAGTGCCGCATTGCTACAAGGTGGCATGGAACTGCCTATTGAACAAGCTTCTGCTATCGTTGGGATCTTTGCTGGTGGCGTTTATATCACTTCGCTACCGGGTGGTTGGTTAGCCGATAACTGGTTGGGGCAACGTAGAGCAGTTTGGTACGGTTCATTGATCATTGCATTTGGCCACTTATCCATTGCCATGTCTGCATTCTTATCTAATACTTTCTTTTTTGTCGGTCTATTACTGATCGTACTGGGAACAGGCTTGTTTAAAACCTGTATCACAGTGATGGTCGGTACGCTGTATAAGAAAGAAGACACTCGTCGTGATGGAGGGTTCTCGTTATTTTATATGGGGATCAACATGGGCTCATTTATTGCTCCCTTAATCATTGGCCCATTACACGAAAAATACGGCTGGCATTTAGGCTTTGGCCTCGGTGGTTTAGGAATGTTAGTGGCTCTGTTAATCTTCCGCTTTTATGCTATTCCGCAAATGCGCCGTTATGACAAAGAAGTTGGCTTAGATTCCACATGGAATCACCCGACAGTTCAGCGTAAAAATGTCGGTAAATGGGTCACTTTTGCGATGGTATTGCTAGCGCTATTGGTTATCTTAATTGATAACGGCATAATCCCATTCAATGCATCAATGATTGCTAAGAGCTCCGCCTATGTCATTTCAAGCTGTGTGGGCATCTACTTCCTGTTTATGTTCTTTTTTGCAGGATTAAATCGCAGTGAGCGCTCACGTTTACTCGCCTGTTTGATTTTACTGGTTGCCGCCGCTTTCTTCTGGTCTGCTTTTGAACAGAAACCAACCTCGTTTAACATTTTCGCTCGTGATTACACCGATCGCCAAATGGGGAGTTTTGAAATCCCAACCATCTGGTTCCAATCGATTAATGCCCTATTCATTATTCTGTTAGCACCTGTGTTCAGTTGGTTCTGGCCATCCCTTGCGAAACGCAACATGAACCCAAGCAGCATGACAAAATTTGTGATTGGTATTTTATTTGCTGCTGGCGGTTTCGCGATCATGATGGTTGCAGCTAACCAAGTATTAGCGACTCAAAGTGGCGTATCACCGTTCTGGCTAGTTGGCAGTATTTTACTATTAACCTTAGGTGAACTGTGCTTAAGCCCGATTGGTTTAGCGACAATGACCTTGTTAGCACCACAAAAAATGCGTGGTCAAGTCATGGGGCTGTGGTTCTGTGCAAGTGCGCTAGGTAATCTAGCTGCGGGTATAATGGGAGGGAACATCCGTAAAGATCAATTGGATTCCATGCCTGAATTATTCTCGCACGTCTCAATCGCGTTAGTTATCTGCGCAGTGGTATTGGCTGCGCTGATTATTCCTGTAAGAAATATGCTGAAAAATGCGGATAAAAACGAAGCAAAAGCGTAATTATCCTCACTAACTTTAACGGCTCAATAGCCTATTTTTATTGAGCCGTTTTTCTTTTCTGCCCCTCATTTTCATTTTTTGTTTTTTTAAATCGAATTATACTGCCCCCTTACTCCCCTATGCCGGAATGTTAAATATGCCTCTTTCTTTGCCCATTTATTATGTGGATGCCTTTACAGAAACCGTATTTCAAGGTAACCCTGCTGCCATAGTATTATTGGATGATTGGCTGCCAGACGACTTGCTGATTGCCATCGCCGCTGAGATTAATTTATCAGAAACGGCGTTTTTAGTGGGGCACCATATCCGTTGGTTTACCCCTAAAATGGAAGTCGCCTTATGCGGTCATGCTACCTTAGCCACAGCACATGTGCTTCACAATGTGTTACAGCAATCCGATCAACTCTTCACCTTTCAATCACTTTCAGGAGAATTAGTCGTGACCTGCCATAAGCACGGGTTAACTCTGGATTTTCCAATTCTTGACGCCATTCTCAGTTCACCAAACCAATACCCTGAACTCGCGGGAATTTTGGGCGTGGATATTACTGAGATTTGGATCGCCAAAGACCGCTACCTGTGTTTTTTAGACAATCAACAACAAATCGAAAATTGCCAACCAGATATGCAACGCCTTGCACAGCTTCCACTACCAGGCCTCACAATTACAGCACAAAGTGCTGAAGGTGATTGTGACTTCGTCTCACGCTATTTTGCCCCCGCTAAAGGTGTGAATGAAGATCCTGTTACGGGTACCTCACACTGTGCCATTGCCCCAATTTGGGCAAAACGATTACAAAAAACAGCATTAGTCGGAAAACAGCTCTCGAAACGTGGCGGTATGATCCACTGTGAACTCGATGGCAACAGAATTAAGCTAACTGGTAAAGCAACCTTATTTCTTACGGGAAGCATTCTCATTAATCAATAAGATATATAACTTCATCCATAGAGTTCATA of the Providencia rettgeri genome contains:
- the ttrR gene encoding tetrathionate respiration response regulator TtrR — encoded protein: MPVIHLVDDDTDVTDACQFLLETLGYTVTVWNDSEQFIQHAPLHQEGVVLLDMRMPKLDGRQVHQFLREQHSTLAVIFLSGHGDIPMAVEQVKLGAVDFLQKPIDSQQLAKTLEQAQLHTTKATKNYLHKQRYDTLTPREKEICHYVLQGLINREIAEAACVSVRTVEVHRSRVMEKMAVRNIAELMSIMQSVNSLKE
- a CDS encoding Kdo(2)-lipid IV(A) acyltransferase encodes the protein MIPTPTFEKRLLHPRYWLTWMGIFFLYLLVLLPYPVIYWLGTRLGLFSKRFLKKRVQIADRNLQLCFPQMSQQERQRYIDKNFESVGMGLFETGIAWFWPDWRIKRWVKVEGRENMLAAQKTGRGIIVLGVHFLTLEVGARAFGMLNPGIGVYRANDNKLIDWLQTRGRLRSNKYMLDRKDVKGMVKALKEGEILWYAPDHDYGPRNSTFAPLFAVEKAATTNGSHILLRLANPLVVPFTPRRLPNGKGYELVIQPAVDSFPVEDNVATATMMNQVIEKEILRAPEQYMWLHRRFKTRPEGEVSLYGDLDKIHH
- the mdtG gene encoding multidrug efflux MFS transporter MdtG, giving the protein MTTKTEYWKKNLYIVWFGCFLTGAAFSLIMPFLPLYIEELGVKDHASLNLWTGAVFSITFLFSAIAAPFWGRLSDRKGRKLMLLRSALGMAIVMVLIGFAQNIWQLLILRALLGLLGGFVPNANALIATQVPVKKSGWAMGVLATGAVSGALIGPLIGGFLADQYGLRPVFFITATVLFICFFVTLLYVRERFTPVSRKDALSSKEVFSSLRNKNLVISLFFTTMIIQAAMGSINPVITLYVRELSDSLENLAFVSGVIASIPGIAALISAPMLGKLSDRIGPDKVLLAVLGTSIFVLFPMGLVSSYWELGFLRFLLGALNSALLPAVQTLIIYNISHQVTGRIFSYNQALRDVGNVTGPLMGSFVAATYGFRAVFFFTAALVLFNLIYSWLIIRRQSDGLRASPSE
- a CDS encoding peptide MFS transporter gives rise to the protein MNNSATKTKTFFGHPYPLSSLFLTEMWERFSFYGVRPLLILFMSAALLQGGMELPIEQASAIVGIFAGGVYITSLPGGWLADNWLGQRRAVWYGSLIIAFGHLSIAMSAFLSNTFFFVGLLLIVLGTGLFKTCITVMVGTLYKKEDTRRDGGFSLFYMGINMGSFIAPLIIGPLHEKYGWHLGFGLGGLGMLVALLIFRFYAIPQMRRYDKEVGLDSTWNHPTVQRKNVGKWVTFAMVLLALLVILIDNGIIPFNASMIAKSSAYVISSCVGIYFLFMFFFAGLNRSERSRLLACLILLVAAAFFWSAFEQKPTSFNIFARDYTDRQMGSFEIPTIWFQSINALFIILLAPVFSWFWPSLAKRNMNPSSMTKFVIGILFAAGGFAIMMVAANQVLATQSGVSPFWLVGSILLLTLGELCLSPIGLATMTLLAPQKMRGQVMGLWFCASALGNLAAGIMGGNIRKDQLDSMPELFSHVSIALVICAVVLAALIIPVRNMLKNADKNEAKA
- a CDS encoding PhzF family phenazine biosynthesis protein, with amino-acid sequence MPLSLPIYYVDAFTETVFQGNPAAIVLLDDWLPDDLLIAIAAEINLSETAFLVGHHIRWFTPKMEVALCGHATLATAHVLHNVLQQSDQLFTFQSLSGELVVTCHKHGLTLDFPILDAILSSPNQYPELAGILGVDITEIWIAKDRYLCFLDNQQQIENCQPDMQRLAQLPLPGLTITAQSAEGDCDFVSRYFAPAKGVNEDPVTGTSHCAIAPIWAKRLQKTALVGKQLSKRGGMIHCELDGNRIKLTGKATLFLTGSILINQ